The Penaeus chinensis breed Huanghai No. 1 chromosome 6, ASM1920278v2, whole genome shotgun sequence genomic interval AAATCTAAGTTCTAAATTAGGACTTTGTATCAAAGTGAGGAGACAGGAGGTGTGGTGTACTAAATGGATTGTAAAAGCCACCTCTAGCCAATAAAAAgacacttttttttaaatgttcttcCAATGATGTGTGCAGCATCTGACAGAAATCTGGCCCCAACCCTATAAATATATAGGAAAAGGGTCAATATACCTTGAAGTACTAATATGATATACAATTGAATTGGGGCCACCACATACCCATATTGGTATTATGCATTGTGTACATATTGGACaaggttttgtgtgtttgtgtaacataAAGctctaattataattaataaacaGACTTCTTTTCTTAAGCAATTATTCTAGTAGAATAGATTTATAACTATGAGATAATGTCACTTAAAAAAGAAGTCTGAGGAGGCTACACAGAAGAGATGTCCATACTTAGAAAATGTCTTGCAGGAAGTCTTCGAAGACGTATTCTGTTCGATGCAGAAGAACAAGTCCTTGTGAATTATGTTACCAGCTCAGTTAAGTCGGCACATCTAATTACAAGAACAAATGTACTTAATTCTGTAAAGGCCATCCTGCAAGATGAAGAATGGCAAGGAAGTTCAAAAGagtttccctcctcctttattgAAACAAAACCAAAGCAAAAATGATGGTCTCTTTTTGGAAAAAAATTATGTCCTGAGATGACATTCCACACACCAGAATCATTAACATCAGCAAGAAAGTACATCAGTGTTAGTGACTAAAAAATGGGTTCAATCTACTCTCGACTATTTTAAGGAAATTGATGCCACCAGTGCTCTGGAGGATCCCACTCAAAATTTCAACATATATGAAACTGGATTTTGTCTATTGCCATCAGTAGGAAAAATACTGGCACTATGGAGAGAAAATGTGTTTGAGGAGTAATCTCTTCATTACAAGACCAACATAACAGTGTTGGGTTGGATTTGTGCAGATAGTTCTATTCCACTCCCCCTGATAAATTCTATGATGGCTGAGAAATTACCCTCTGGATATAACTGTTGGAAATATGAGAAAGGATATATTAAATTAACGAATATCTCTGAAATGATTTCAATGACAGGCTTCCTCCAAACACCACACATTTCATGCAGCCTCTTGATGAGTAAGTGTTTGGTTCACTGAAGAAAGGCTGAGCTAGGTTTGTAagatgaatggagggaggaaacACTAACAGatttatgatatagataataattatagtaaggataatgatataatgatgataatacaatgataataattataatataatgatgaagatatgataataataataatgttgttgtggttattattattattattattattattattattattattattattattattattaatgataatattaatagtaatgacaaacagGTGGGGTCATATAGGCTTAATAAATACTCCTTGATGACAATGCACTTGTGAAGGTATCTATATAGTACATAAGATAGCaaagtttttttcttcagaaacaGTTTGCTTGCATAATACAATTTGTAAAAAGGCAATATAAAGGATTTACTtgattttgaacttttttttttcttcatcttctttttcttcttcattgtgtgcttccaaatctttctccagtctttctgtctgtctgtcagagttgtcccatcttcctctccagaAATAATTTATTATAAACTAGAATACCCATTATAAGAAGACCATATTTAGAATGTGTTTTAATCACAATGATTACAGAGACAGTGATGTTGCAGTTAATTACTTGTAAATGAAGCTGTTCTATTTTGCTTTAAATCTTCTATTTAAATTTTTACTGACTTAATTTACTCAGtaactgtttatataaatacaaattatgtgtaaaaacaaagagCTGAATTGAATTGTCTAACCGTCCTTTCAtgcaagaggaatgaagagagggctCATTAGTCTCTTTCAGAGTTAAGCACAGTAAATGGGAAGACCCTACTATGTTTGATAGTTTCATGGATTAAAACTTACAGGTCTCAGTTATAACTGTCATAATAATTGCATTACTGTACATTATTCAGATTAGCTATGCAAAGGATTGGTCACAAAGTGTTTTGTCACCAACAAATTCCTTATAATGTGGGTGGACTCCTTGTATGCACAAGGATACCCATGTCCATGGACTGTTTTTTACCACATGATGAGCATTGTTTAGATGTGAGTGTTCAAACAAGCAACAGAGAAACTATAAAGGTAAATTTATTGGATATGCATTTTTAATTACATTTATTACATTCATTGCTAAACATTTAATGATTTGGTATTTCAAGCACAAAACACTTTTAACTGTTATTTTTAGATtaactatgattatcatataCCAAATTTAATTTGACTATGGGATACAAACCATGTATTCTCTAGTAGTGCTCAACATGTTTGCTCACTGAAGTGATGCCGTTGGGTGATAATTTTATCGCTGTGTGACCAGCATTACAAGATTTTATGGTGATGAAAATGCTCTCGTGACTGAaccttaattaatgaaataagcTTAGCATCCATGAATTGCTCTTGACAGATGACCATTGACTGTGATGAACCAGCTAAGCTGAGCCTTTGTTAAATGTGGTGAGTGAGGTGTTTAAACCTTATTCAAGTAACTCCCTTCAGTTCTCCCAAGAGATTAGTTCCTCTTTCAGGAGATTCCCTATGTTACCTTATCCATAGGCCTAGCTTGTCCTCACTCTTAGCCTTACACATGAAAAAATTAGGAAATGTTATGGGtgtttttcgtattttatttGCTGTTTTTATCCATCATGTCATTGTttctatatgatttatttatgtaattgtttgtttatttattgccttaaaagtcaaaatatatataaatttgaaataATGTCATATGCATTtttaagtgtgaatgtgtgtttagtTTTATGGTTCCTATTGATTGGTGAAATTGGTGCATGTAGGCTCCTTGTTTTATgtcaagtgtgtctgtgtgtgagtaacacacacacataggcataaaagtatatgcatatgaagtAGAAAAGACATTAGATCACAATAGCTTGTAAAATCCCTTCAGAAATGCTTGTGCAGCTCTGTAGTGTGCCTAATCATTCATTTTCCAATACAGGCACGGGCTTTGTACGACTTTGATGCACAGCCAGGCACAGGAGAACTTACTATCAAGGAAGGGGAAGTCCTCTCAGTTTTACGGCAGGATGTGGGGGAAGGATGGTGGGAAGGTACCAATTCTCAGGGACAAACTGGACTCTTCCCTGCAGCATATGTGGAGGTAAGTTCCAACATCATTTGGTCTGTTGTGCATCTTTGGATTAAGCTCTGAGATTGATGGAAATATGTCCAGTTAAACATGGTTAGGCCAAAATAAATTTCCCATACAGATTGAGtaaatgttatcataattgtgcATTTAgcagtacttattattattacttgtataagATTTTTGTTTATGGTAAAATGCAGTTAGTCCCATAAAACattaaagaaggagaaataatagaatagaaaataaatttaTAGTGTAACACTTTATAAAAGATACATCCTTCAGCTGCATTACTACAggtacaatgttttttttctgtttttttttaaattccaataAATACTCAAGAAATAAAGACTGAAGAAACTTTTCAGACTGCCATAGCTGCAATAAGCTTTTAGAAGCTACTTCAGGCTAGACGATTTTTAAATATGCAAAATTGATATCCTCTTTATGTTTGTGGTAatttttttcctcccccatttCAGGAGGTGACAACTGCACCTCCTGCCATGCCTCCTCCACCATTACCAACAGAGTATGCTAACACAGGGGAATGGTCTGACAATTGGTCTAATGTTGGTGctggaactggaggaggaggtggaggcgaaggCGTAGGCTTCAATGCAAACACAGCTTCCTCTAATGTTGGTTACAGTGCAGAGACTCAAAAGAGACCTGTGTCACAACAGGTATGAATATTCTTTTGATTGTTACTTtctatttctgtgtttgtgtatgtgtgtatttgtgtttacatctgcagctgctgctgcttctgctctctctctctctttctctttctctttttctttctctttctctttctctttctctttctctttctctttctctttctctctttctctttctctctttctctctttctctctttctctctttctttctctttctctctttctctctttctctctttctctctttctctctttctctctgtctctttctctctgtctctctctgtctctctctgtctctctctctctctctctctctctctctctctctctctctctctctctctctctctctctctctctctctcttccttcctttctctctctctctctctctctctctctctctctctctctctctctctctctctctctctctctctctctttttctctctctttctctctctctttctctctctctttctctctttctctctctctctctctctctctctctctctctctctctctctctctctctctctctctctctctctctctctccctccctccctccctccctccctccctcctctccctctctccctctctccctctctcctctctctctctctctctctctctctctctctctctctctctctctctctctctctctctctctctctctctctctctctctctctctctctctctcccctctctatccctctctctccctccctccctccctccctctctccctctctccttctctccctctctcccctctctccctctctccctttctccctcccttcctctctccctctctccctctctccctaccttcctctctccctctctccctttctccttaccttcctctctccctctctccctctctccctctcctctctcctctctcctctctctctctctctctctctctctctctctctctctctctctctctctctctctctctctctctctccctctctctctctctctccctctctctccctctctctccctctctccctctctctccctctctctccctctctctccctctctctccctctctctccctctctctccctctctccctctccctccctcctctccctctctccctctctccctctccccccccccctctctctctctctttttctctctctctctctctctctctctctctctctctctctctctctctctctctctctctctctctctctctctctctctctctctctctctctccctccctctccccctccctccctctctctctctctctctctctctctctctctctctctctctctctctctctctctctctctctctctctctctctctctctctctttccctctttccctctttccctctctctctctctctctccctctctctccctctcccactccctctccctctccctctccctctatctctgtctgtgtctctgtgtatctctgtctgtgtctctgtgtatctatgtctgtctctctgtgtatctatgtctctctctctctctctctctctctctctctctctctctctctctctctctctctctctctctctctctctctctctctctctctctctctctctctctctctttctctctctctctctctctttctttgtgtgtgtgtgtgtgtgtgtgtgtgtgtatgtatgtatgtgtatgtgtatttgtgtgtgtgtgtgtgtgtgtgtctctgtctctctgtctctctgtctctctgtctctctctgtctctctgtctctctgtctctctctgtctctctctgtctctctctgtctctctctgtctctctctctctctctctctctctctctctctctctctctctctctctctctctctctctctctctctctctctctctctctctctctctttctctctctttctctctctctctctctttctgtgtgtgtgtgtgtatgtgtgtgtgtgtatgtgtatgtgtatgtgtatgtgtatgtgtatgtgtatgtgtatgtgtatgtgtgtgtttgtgtgtgtgtgtgtgtgtgtgtgtgtgtgtgtgtgtgtgtgtgtgtgtgtgtgtgtgtgtgtgtgtgtgtgtgtgtgtgtgtgtgtgtgtgtgtgtgtgtatttatatgtatgtatgtatatgtgtgtttgtgtgtgtgtgtatatatatatatatatatatatatagaaccgtgtgtgtgtgtgtgtgtgtgtgtgtgtgtgtgtgtgtgtgtgtgtgtgtgtgtgtgtgtgtgtgtgtgtgtgtgtgtatgtatgtatgaatatatatgaatatacaagcatgtatatgtatgtatatatgaatatttatgtgtatatatatgtatgtatgtgtatatatttatgtatatatatgtatgtgtgtatttatgtatgtatgtatgcatatatatatactatatatatttatacatatatatatgtatgcatatatgcatatatacatatgtaaatatgtatgcacatatgtatatatacatctgtatgtttttatatgtatatatatttataagtgtatatatattatatatatgcatatttcatatatgtatatatacatacatatgtataggtttatgtgtatatatatatatgtatatatatgtatgcatatatgtatatatgtatgtttgtacatatatttatatatacacatacatatatatgtatatatacacattatatatacacatatatgtatagagccacacacactcactcactcactcactcactcactcactcactcactcactcactcactcactcactcactcactcacacactcactcactcactcactcactcactcactcactcactcactcactcactcactcactcactcactcacacacacacacacacacacacacacacacacacacacacacataatttagtagtttatcattataattaatcgtTATTGAGTCTTTACTATTGCCAATACTATTACTCTTTGTGCAGTGCCTTGATATGTTTTTCCAATAGAtgagctatgataatgatgattgggaTGATGACTGGGATGATGACGACTCGGAAACAGGCACCAGCAATCTGAATGGTGCAGGCAACTTCGGGTTATCAGCACCAAACCGTTCCGTAAAACCTACAAGCAGTGTCGGGGATGTTAGTTCAGCAGGTGTGTTACCAACTTCCCCCAGTGTGAAATATGCTTGTGGGCTtcagaatactttttttttttcacatcctgttataatgatgattttattctattttattttgtttgatttaattttttatgtattttatcctGATTTCTATAGTGTTCTTAGTGGTTTGTctgttttccccctccctttattctGTAGAAATTATACTGACAGATGTGGAAGTCTGAAAACAGAGTATACAAATTTCATCAGTGATGGAATTGCAATTCTAATGTGTGGTTTCAAGTGTTCACTGATTTAGAGACACTTATATACTGTTAGATTTCTACATACAGTATATAGTAGATTTTTCTAATATCTTTTATAACTGATAtagataaaatttattttttgtgaGATTTTGTTTGATTGCATGAAGCAGTtgcaaggctttttttttttctccaaagctTAACTAGGTTTGTTgcctgtgttttattttattgtataattGATGGGTCACAGGTCGTGATGGCCGCGGAACTGTGAAGAAGAGCTTCAATCGTTTCTCCAATCTAGCAAAGAGTGGAGTAGAGGATTTCCTTGTGGGTAAGTTGCAGGTTAGAAGAACCTTGAAGAGCCTAAATCAGCTATGTTATCGTATTTTTAGTCATGTCGAGAATATCTTGTTGTTAAATGTATTATCTGTATGTCATGGCTTTCATGCTAAAGGTCAAAACCATTTCATAAAATGTCCATATGAAAAAGGATAGTTCCTTTTCCCCAATGATTTTGCTGATatcctcctccattttttcttttgttctttcttgacAACCTTTTGCCTTCTCAGAGGCTGAATTTGCTTGGGCATCTTGAGTTAGAGAAATTGCATAAAATTAAAATTCGAGCCTTACATTTTCTAGCAGCCACAACCTTTGCTAAGGGGCTAGAATCAGCATTTTCCATATTTTCCAGctgtatacaaacatgtgtacacacacacatacacatacacatacacatatgcatacacatatgcatacacatatgcatacacatatgcttacacatatgcatacacatatgcatacacatatgcatacacatatgcatacacatatgcatacgcatacacatacacatacacatacacatgcacatgcacacttacatatacatatacatatacatatacacatatgcatacgcatatgcatacgcatatgcatacgcatacacatacacatacacatacacatacacatacacatacacatacatatacacatacatatacatttacatatacatacacatacacatacatacatgtatacatacatgcatacatacatttgtacatatatgcatgcatacatacatgcatacatacatgcatacatatatgcacacaaacatacatgtatacatacatgtataaatacatgtatacatgcatacatacatgtataaatgcatacatacatgtatacatacatgcatacatacatgtgtacatatatgcatgcatacatacatgcatacatatatgcatgcatacatacatgcatacatacatgcatatatacatgcatacatacatgcatacatacatgcatacatacatgcatacatacatgcatacatatatacatacatacgcacacacacacacacacacacacacacacacacacacacacacacacacacacacacacacacacacacacacacacccgcgcgcacacacacacactcacacacacacacacacacacacacacacacatacagacagacagacagacagacagacagacagacagacagacagacagacagacagacatacatacatacatacatacatacatacatacatacatacacacacacacacacacacacacacacacacacacacacacacacacatacatacatatacatttacacatgcatatatatatatatatatatatatatatatatatatatatatatatatatatatatatatatatatgcatgtacacatttacacatacttacacatgcacattgatatctatgtatgtttacatacacatacaaacatacattactTCATCCCTTTTAGGGGTCCATTTACGTGACTGCTTTGGCTTTCAGTATATCTGTCAAAATTAGTCTTTGGATATTGATATtgcaaatgtatgcatatttttgagAGCCATTTTCTAAATTCGTTTACATTTTCTGGCTGAAAAAAAATGCCTTTCCTTTGCTGCAGGTTACCCTTTATGCTATTTACCTAACATGACCTCGATAAAAATAACCTGTTCTTTAAGTAAAGATGATAAGCCCCTGTTATAATCACTTTCCCTGTCTTACAAGTCCTTCAAAGTGTATAGGTGTAATGACTAATACTGGGGTCTGGTAACAATGGTATCAACATGACCTGTAGATAAGTATTTCTGGCTGTACTCTTATTTTGGAATGCTCAGGttaatgtctgtgtatatttatgattattgataGGGAAATGGCTTTAAAATGTTGAggctgtattgttttttttttcctcagcaaGAGAGGGTTGAAGTATTCACAGTAGTGGGTAGTCAGTTATAAATATATTCTCGGAATAAAAGATTCtaaaatatctttctctttcttgatatTCATATTTCTAAACTGTTGGTATTAACAGTAAATAAAATGAGATACCTGAAATAGATGAGGTCTACCTGAAAAACTGGAAAGAAAGTTATTACAAGAATACAACAAATAAACTGAAGATAGACGTTTGATCTTATGCTCCATATTTTAGGGGCTGGAAAGGCATCagtggatgagaaggaaaaggtgtATGTAGACGAGACGGCAAATGGGCCACGGTGGAGACCAAATCCCCATGAATTTACATGTGCTATTTCTTCACCCAAAAAAGAATCAAAATTCCATGGAATGAAAAGTTTCATTGCCTACACAGTTATGCCATCAGTGAGTATATTTCACAGTTTTTCTCCAATTATACAAGAATCATTGCTCAGGGAATTTATATAGTAAAATTTTGGTCTTGATGTTATTTCTTAATCCataaacattttgtttttttggccTTATGTTAGATATTTTGATTTAACAAGGTATTCTGTTTTTcccgtttattttatttatagggAATATTTGTTAATGTATTTAGTTTACAATGCTGTTCTTTCCAAGAGTAGTTACATTTTAACTAGAATGTTTCTTACAGTAGTATTCCCATCCATCAAAGCAAGGAAAGGGAGTAGACTTTATATTTATTGGAGCCAGAGATGAGGAAGTTGTAGAATAGTTTTTAAGCATATTTCTAGTCAATCAGCTagcaatatcaaaatatatttaggTCGTTCACCTTGCATGTTTCATCATGTTCCCACTGATAAAGCAATGTCACAAGACATACATGTTGTTAAAGCACATTCATTGGCTCTAAGGTCACCAAATCTGGCTCAAAGTAAGTTAAATCAACTTTGTGTGGAGTACAGACTTGCAAggatattttctttcatgtgaCAAACATCTGTGATATATaagaaattattattacaacGAATGTTATTAGATATTCGGACTATcctttttgtaatatttatttttcagcATATATGATTGTTTGCtggaaatgttttgttttgttttctccccATCTTGTGAAATATTGCCACAGATTATGGCAGCAGTGagtataattttattaatgtttgatatttgtacatttatttattttccagttTTCTTCTACATCAGTTTCAAGGAGGTACAAACATTTTGACTGGATACAAGCACGACTGAGTGAGAAGTTCCCTCTCATACCAATACCTCCACTTCCAGAAAAACAGATATCGGGTATGAACAAATCTAGGTTAAACAGTTTTGGGACAGATTGATGTTGAAAAAGGTATAACAGAGAATAGATATTTTCTCAGTGCAAGTGATGTATTTAATCAGTTTCAGTTATATCTTCCCAGAAATACATCTCATGCTGTGAAGctgttcattctcattttctaaaTTTGGGTAACATCAGTATATAAGAGTTTGAATCCCTGTCTGTCTAATTCTTTTAGGTaatttagaaagaaaagaagataatttaATAATCACAGTTTTACTGTAAGTTCATGTCCacaagatattgttattatcataaagaaCACTTCATGTGTTTTGAAATGTTACTTGCTTCTTTTTTGcagtttgtttcttttgtctgGTTACTGATTTGTATTTATGAATTGATTTTATCTAGTTCTAAGACATTTTTTGTTGGGCTAGATGAAGATTGTTTGACAACCTAAGCACAGCTCTAAAGTGCAATTCTTCAGTCCTTACATTAATACCTGTTTGGTTCTTTCAATGGTCCTTCTGGCTTTCCACTGGTGCTTCCTTGAACCTTCTGTTGGGGCATCTCATggtcctctctctttcatacctcAGACATACCAGTGGTGTCCCAAGATGTCAGATGACATCATAGGACAATTTGGCCCTAAAGCTAGTTGAATAAATGTAGTAAAAGCTTAGCATAAGTGCAAGCTACTTATATGAACCTGTAATTCCATAAGATATGATGGCTGCAGCTATGGTATCAGCACTTTATATTGCCCTTTTCCCTTGTTGCCCTAAGCATTTGCTGTTTAATAGTAACATTTATGCTATACGTCATCTTTTGATTGTAATGTAAAATGTTAGTCATGCCACATTTGCATTAATGTTTATATCAGATTAAGTACACTTGCAAGTGTAGACCTACGGCTTCAAATAACTggatattaataatgtaataaataatCTGTAGATATATGCCAGCTGTCTTTTCTAAGCTGAACTAATGAAAATT includes:
- the LOC125026698 gene encoding sorting nexin lst-4-like isoform X3; amino-acid sequence: MAIVQARALYDFDAQPGTGELTIKEGEVLSVLRQDVGEGWWEGTNSQGQTGLFPAAYVEEVTTAPPAMPPPPLPTEYANTGEWSDNWSNVGAGTGGGGGGEGVGFNANTASSNVGYSAETQKRPVSQQMSYDNDDWDDDWDDDDSETGTSNLNGAGNFGLSAPNRSVKPTSSVGDVSSAGRDGRGTVKKSFNRFSNLAKSGVEDFLVGAGKASVDEKEKVYVDETANGPRWRPNPHEFTCAISSPKKESKFHGMKSFIAYTVMPSFSSTSVSRRYKHFDWIQARLSEKFPLIPIPPLPEKQISGRFEEDLIEYRMTMLQSWIDRICRHPIVAQCEVFHHFVTCPNDEKLWKTGKRKAENDKLVGANFYLAIERSDQPLDMIQTEAKLEGYTRFFSNMDEAVKLLQNTCLDQAKKHQTAYKREYNKVSHAFSKLSRAFDTDPSNCAPGLTEAIHHVSEAYADIGTVFEEEPKHDWDPLCNLLFEYKGLIDGFPSVISVTKGAIAKRRQVEKEASEGRLDYDQVPPMIKRSDTVAYALHAEVAHFHDERTRDFKKAMTSFLTEQINFYQKVTDRLREALQQFNDV